ATGAAATAACAAATATGGCCGATAAATCCTTCGAGGATATTTTTCGAGAGTTTTATAAAAATGAAAGAGAGACAGAGCCTGATGAGGAACTTGTTAATATGCTACTAGAGCTGGTTAAGGAGGATATGTATGAAGCCGCTGAAGCTGAAGGTTAAAGGGTTAAATAGTTTTATAGAAGAACAGGTAATCGATTTTGAGAAGCTGACCCAAAAAGGCTTATTTGGCATTTTTGGTCCTACGGGTAGTGGTAAATCTACAATACTAGATGGAATTACCTTAGCTTTATATGGAGAAATGTCTCGAAAAAGCTCAAATTATATTAATACTAATGTGGATACCATGGAAGTGAGCTTTGAATTTCAAATTTCATCTGCTCAAGTGAAAAAATACCGTGTTACTAGGGATTTTAAAAGGGACAAATCAGGAAGCATCCACACAAAATTAGCACGAATTATTGACATTACAGAGGAGCAAGAAATTATACTTGAAGAACAAGTACGCCAGGTAAATAATAAATGCCACGAAATTATCGGATTAAATATTGATGACTTTACGAGGACGGTAGTCCTACCACAAGGGAAGTTTAGTGAGTTTTTAAAATTGCAGGGCAAAGAGCGAAGAGAAATGCTTGAGCGCTTGTTTAATCTCGAAAAATATGGGGATGAGTTGTCTCAAAAGCTGTACAATGAAATCAACAAGTACCGACATGAAGAAAGTGAAATGAGCGGACAGTTAAAAAGTTATGAAGATGTAAACAAAGAGCTTATAGATGAAAAAGAAATACAAGTGAGAACTATCAAAGAAGAACAAGAGCGTATGAATATAGAAAAGGCTAAGATGGAAGAAACGTACTCAAAGTCTAAAACCTTGTGGAGTCTACAATTAGAGCTAAATAAATACATGGAAGATATGAATACTTTAGAAGAACAAAGGCAAGAAGTCAAAGGGTGGAACGAAAAAGTGCAACTAGGACAAAAAGCATTGAGGGTTCTTCCATATATTCAAAACTTTGATAAAAAGATAGAGGACATAAAGAATGAAAAGAAAAAAAATGATGAGCTAAGTAATCAATTAAAATCAATTGAATCAAAAAGAGCAGAGATTCTAGAAAAATACGATAAGGCATATAAATCAAAAGAAGAGGAATTGCCTGTACTACAAGAACTTCAATTTAAACTTCAAGATGGGTTAGCAATTGAAGAAGCATTAGAGGTGCTGTATAAAGAAAAAGAGGTTCTAACAAGAGAGTTTGAAGAAAACACACAAAAATTAGAGGAAAAACAAAAGAAAAAAGAAAGTCTGCAGAAAAAAGTAAAAGAGACTAATGATCAAATAGTGCAAAAAGAGCTGGAGCTTGAAGAGGTAAATACTCCCCATGAGTATGTAGAACAACTTCGTATGGCCTTCTCTATAGATCAAAAAATAGATGAATTAAAGGCTGCTAAAATTCAAACAGAGAATGAACTAATAGGCATTCTAAAAGATATGGATGATACTAAAAGAGAATATGATTCTTTAAAGAAAGAAATAGAAGAACAGGAAAAGTCATTAATAGAACAAAATGAAAAACTAGGCTTCTTAACTCAGTCTCCACCTGGAGATGATGAATGCCTTCTAATATCTAGCAATCAGTTAAATGATTACAAGAATAAATGGAAGATGTATAGTGATTACTCTTTAGCCATAAAGAATCAAGAAGAAGAGATTAAAAATTACGAAAAGGAATTAGAAGAGAAGAAAAATAAAAAAATAGTTTTAGAAGAAGAGTTTACTTTGTTAAATGAAAACATAAACCAACTCAAAACAGAGAACATAGCTCTTTCTCTAAGAGAAAATCTTAAGGAGGGAGACTCCTGTCCTGTTTGCGGCTCTACAATGCATAATATAGAAGTAGGCGATTCTTCTAGGATTAATGTAAAGAAATTAGAGGAATCCTTAAAGGAAAAATCAGACTTAATTCACTCTTTATCTGCACAAATAGCAAAGGCAGAAGGAGAAATGGGACTAGAGAACAAAAATATTCTAAAAATAAAAAGGGATTTAGAGTCTTTAGGTGAAGATTTTTTAGAGCATCCTATTGAGATATTAGAAGAAAATTTTAAAAAATTACAAGAAAACATTCAAAAGTACAAAGAAGAAAAAGACAAGCTAGAACAGAACATTCAAACAATAACAAAAAAAAATACAGAAAAACAAATCACTTTTAGCGCATCTGTGGAAAGACTTAACAATTACAGTATTCAAAAGACACAAATTTTGGCTCAATTAGAAACGATAAAAAAGGAATTACATGAAAATCAAGAAGCACTAGAAAACTTCCAAAAGAGTTTGCAAATTCTTGATGTAAAGAAAGAAATGCATGAGATAAACGAAAAAGAAAAGAAAAAAAATGATCTACAAAATCAATTAAAAATACTAAGGGAACGATTAAAGGTCGATCAAGAGCAAGAGGGGATTCTTATTAAAGTAGAATCGGACTTACATAGGATTTGCACTCAAAAGAGTTCAGATTTAAAGGGAGTAGAAAAGAGTATTGAAGAAAAGAAAAACTCTCTACTCTCTAAGCTTGGGCAGATCTCTGATATTTCTAAAGAATTAGAAAAGACAAAAGAAAAGATTGAAAAAATTAAAAAAGATTTTGAAACAAGCCAAAATCAAAAGGAAAAAAACGATATAGCTTTTAGCCAATACAGCGAAAAGCTAAACATAAGTAATTCTTACCTTCTTTCTATGGAAAAAGAGCTTCAAGAAGTACAGGAAAGCTTAAAAGTAAAATTATGCGAAGAGAATTTTGTAACAGTAGAAGAAGTGAGAGATTGCTCTTTGACTTTAGAAGAGATTAATAAACTACAAAAGAGCATCGACAAATTCAATAATGATTTTAATCAATTAAGTGGTGCTGTAAATCGAATTTTAAGGAATATGAATGGAAAGAATATATCTCAAGAAGACTATGAAAAAATTCAAGAAGACTGGGAAAAAATCAACACTCAAGAAAAAGAACTAGAGACCAACAGAATAAGCTTTGAGAATGAATTAAACAATATAAAGAGAAGATTAAATGAAAAGAAAAATATAGAA
This sequence is a window from Alkalibaculum bacchi. Protein-coding genes within it:
- a CDS encoding AAA family ATPase — protein: MKPLKLKVKGLNSFIEEQVIDFEKLTQKGLFGIFGPTGSGKSTILDGITLALYGEMSRKSSNYINTNVDTMEVSFEFQISSAQVKKYRVTRDFKRDKSGSIHTKLARIIDITEEQEIILEEQVRQVNNKCHEIIGLNIDDFTRTVVLPQGKFSEFLKLQGKERREMLERLFNLEKYGDELSQKLYNEINKYRHEESEMSGQLKSYEDVNKELIDEKEIQVRTIKEEQERMNIEKAKMEETYSKSKTLWSLQLELNKYMEDMNTLEEQRQEVKGWNEKVQLGQKALRVLPYIQNFDKKIEDIKNEKKKNDELSNQLKSIESKRAEILEKYDKAYKSKEEELPVLQELQFKLQDGLAIEEALEVLYKEKEVLTREFEENTQKLEEKQKKKESLQKKVKETNDQIVQKELELEEVNTPHEYVEQLRMAFSIDQKIDELKAAKIQTENELIGILKDMDDTKREYDSLKKEIEEQEKSLIEQNEKLGFLTQSPPGDDECLLISSNQLNDYKNKWKMYSDYSLAIKNQEEEIKNYEKELEEKKNKKIVLEEEFTLLNENINQLKTENIALSLRENLKEGDSCPVCGSTMHNIEVGDSSRINVKKLEESLKEKSDLIHSLSAQIAKAEGEMGLENKNILKIKRDLESLGEDFLEHPIEILEENFKKLQENIQKYKEEKDKLEQNIQTITKKNTEKQITFSASVERLNNYSIQKTQILAQLETIKKELHENQEALENFQKSLQILDVKKEMHEINEKEKKKNDLQNQLKILRERLKVDQEQEGILIKVESDLHRICTQKSSDLKGVEKSIEEKKNSLLSKLGQISDISKELEKTKEKIEKIKKDFETSQNQKEKNDIAFSQYSEKLNISNSYLLSMEKELQEVQESLKVKLCEENFVTVEEVRDCSLTLEEINKLQKSIDKFNNDFNQLSGAVNRILRNMNGKNISQEDYEKIQEDWEKINTQEKELETNRISFENELNNIKRRLNEKKNIEKEKRKTDEKLGLLRDLEKLFKGKRFVEYVASYQLQYVSLEASEKLKWITRGNYGLEVDEKGKFIIRDYKNGGAMRDASTLSGGETFLASLALALSLSAQIQLKGTAPLEFFFLDEGFGTLDDEVLEVVMDCLERIHHEKLSIGIISHVESIKNRVPVKLLIEPAKAGLGGSKVIIEYS